A part of Anabas testudineus chromosome 9, fAnaTes1.2, whole genome shotgun sequence genomic DNA contains:
- the tesca gene encoding tescalcin a: protein MGASQTRYQELYHDLMGRTGFSVEQIKNLHYRFQQLSENEDTISRENLESIPGLAYNPIKRQIIEAFFDKRNQHQNESGSYSEIGFEQFVMVMSHFRPAASNMTDAEKEAVRKEKLRFLFNMHDTGHDGTITLQEYRKVVEELLSKSENMEEEVAKDIADAAMLEVASTNVPNMQPDEFYEGITFEHFEQMLKDLEMESRMYIRFLGVDTSTIHCGKSNS from the exons ATGGGAGCTTCGCAGACGCGCTACCAGGAGCTGTATCACGACCTGATGGGGAGGACGGGAT TTTCAGTGGAACAGATCAAAAACCTCCACTACAGATTCCAGCAGTTGAGTGAAAATGAAGACACAATAAG TAGAGAAAACTTGGAGAGCATACCAGGCCTCGCCTACAATCCAATCAAAAGGCAAATCATTGAAGCATTCTTTGACAAAAG GAACCAGCATCAGAATGAGTCGGGCTCGTACAGTGAGATCGGTTTTGAGCAGTTCGTCATGGTCATGTCCCACTTTCGCCCTGCTGCTTCAAATATGACAGATGCGGAAAAAGAAgctgtgagaaaagaaaagcttcGCT TTCTGTTCAACATGCATGACACAGGCCATGATGGCACTATCACGCTGCAGGAGTACAGGAAG GTTGTAGAGGAGCTCCTgtcaaaaagtgaaaacatggaggaggaggtggccaAAGATATCGCAGATGCTGCCATGTTGGAAGTGGCGAGCACAAACGTTCCCAACATG CAACCAGATGAATTCTATGAAGGAATAACGTTTGAGCATTTTGAGCAG ATGTTAAAAGACCTTGAAATGGAGTCCAGGATGTATATTCGTTTTTTGGGTGTAGATACTTCAACAATACATTGTGGCAAATCGAACTCTTGA